In Flavobacterium lacustre, a genomic segment contains:
- a CDS encoding TetR/AcrR family transcriptional regulator, whose translation MTTEEKIFDAARIVFQKKGFAGARMQEIADEAGINKAMLHYCFKNKQLLFEAVFMKVFSQLAPQINMIFNSDESVFEKIRKFTFSYISFVIDHPFIPQFVIQEMNNNPEFVMKFMNHNNRPNPSLLISQIEKEIALGILKPIQPKQLVLDIFSMTVFPFAAQMMVKSIIQISDSEFDQLMEERKTSIAEQIINSIKK comes from the coding sequence ATGACAACCGAAGAAAAAATATTTGATGCTGCTCGAATCGTATTCCAGAAAAAGGGTTTTGCCGGAGCGCGAATGCAAGAAATAGCAGACGAAGCAGGCATCAACAAAGCCATGTTGCATTATTGTTTCAAAAACAAACAATTGCTGTTTGAAGCCGTTTTTATGAAAGTATTCAGCCAATTAGCACCACAGATAAATATGATTTTTAATTCGGATGAAAGTGTTTTCGAAAAAATAAGAAAATTTACATTCAGCTACATTTCATTTGTAATTGATCACCCATTCATACCCCAATTTGTCATTCAGGAAATGAACAATAATCCGGAATTTGTCATGAAATTTATGAATCATAATAACAGACCGAATCCAAGTTTGTTGATTTCGCAAATTGAAAAAGAAATCGCGCTGGGAATTCTAAAACCCATTCAACCAAAACAATTAGTATTAGATATATTTTCGATGACCGTTTTTCCTTTTGCTGCGCAAATGATGGTCAAAAGTATCATTCAAATCTCCGATTCAGAATTTGATCAATTGATGGAGGAACGAAAAACCAGCATTGCCGAACAAATCATTAATTCTATAAAAAAATGA
- a CDS encoding TolC family protein, producing the protein MKRLSLLFLIFIIQFSYSQQKITLEDCYALANKNYPLAKQTELLQQKSNYEIEALNKGKLPKIDVNAQATYQSDVTGLPIVMPNVTPLNKDQYRATLDVNQLLYNGDMIDTNAKLKVAQTKTQQQQVEVNLYQIKTKINQLYFAVLVLQERKAILISKQEQLNLKIKEVKSGVKFGALLPSSEKVLEAENLKIKQQLTEIQFDKKRMTANLATLISAPLNENTALEKPSISSDFTKDNSRPELKLFDLQNQQIEISKEVISKNNLPKVNAFGQAGYGNPGLNMLDNSFQTFYMLGLKANWNVFDWNKSKTEKQALSISKEIVTTEKETFLLNNNLQLQEMENEINKADAIITADAEIIALREAVVQSSDAQLRNGVITSSEFLVELTNLFEAKINQKVHEIQLALAKANYQITKGN; encoded by the coding sequence ATGAAACGATTAAGTCTACTTTTTTTAATTTTTATCATCCAATTTTCGTATTCACAACAGAAAATTACATTGGAAGATTGTTATGCTTTGGCCAATAAAAACTATCCGTTAGCCAAACAAACTGAATTATTACAACAGAAATCAAATTATGAAATTGAAGCGCTAAACAAAGGGAAATTGCCTAAAATAGATGTAAATGCCCAAGCAACGTATCAATCTGATGTGACCGGTTTACCCATTGTTATGCCTAACGTAACTCCACTGAATAAAGACCAATACAGAGCAACTTTAGATGTGAATCAATTATTATATAATGGCGATATGATTGACACAAATGCCAAACTGAAAGTGGCTCAAACCAAAACTCAGCAACAACAGGTTGAAGTCAATTTGTATCAAATTAAGACCAAAATCAATCAGTTGTATTTTGCTGTTTTAGTATTACAGGAACGAAAAGCAATTTTAATTTCGAAACAAGAACAGCTGAATTTAAAAATCAAAGAAGTAAAATCGGGAGTTAAATTTGGTGCGCTGCTTCCATCGTCAGAAAAAGTTTTGGAAGCCGAAAATTTAAAAATCAAACAACAACTCACCGAAATTCAATTTGATAAAAAAAGAATGACCGCAAATTTAGCTACCTTGATTTCAGCTCCTTTAAATGAAAATACAGCTTTAGAAAAACCCAGTATTTCATCTGATTTTACCAAAGATAATTCGCGTCCGGAATTGAAATTATTCGATTTACAAAACCAACAAATTGAAATTTCAAAAGAAGTGATTTCAAAAAATAATCTGCCAAAAGTAAACGCATTTGGACAAGCAGGTTACGGAAATCCCGGTTTAAATATGCTGGATAATTCGTTTCAAACCTTTTATATGCTTGGATTAAAAGCGAATTGGAATGTGTTTGACTGGAACAAATCGAAAACCGAAAAACAAGCACTTTCAATCTCCAAAGAAATTGTGACTACCGAAAAAGAAACCTTTCTGTTAAATAACAACTTGCAATTACAGGAAATGGAAAATGAGATTAATAAAGCGGATGCCATTATAACCGCCGATGCTGAAATAATTGCTTTACGAGAAGCTGTAGTACAATCATCGGACGCACAATTGCGCAACGGAGTCATCACTTCCTCTGAATTTTTAGTAGAATTGACGAACTTATTCGAAGCCAAAATCAATCAGAAAGTACATGAAATTCAGTTGGCTTTGGCCAAAGCAAATTATCAGATTACTAAAGGAAATTAA
- a CDS encoding ABC transporter ATP-binding protein, which translates to MSIIVQNISKSYNNIKAVEDISFTVEEGELFGLIGPDGAGKSTIFRILTTLLLANQGTVSVAGFDVVKEYKSIRNAVGYMPGKFSLYQDLSVEENLTFFATIFGTTIEENYDLIKEIYIQIEPFKKRRAGALSGGMKQKLALCCALIHKPKVLFLDEPTTGVDPVSRKEFWEMLKRLQQKGITILVSTPYMDEAALCDRIALIQKGKILKIDSPKNIISNYDKTIYDIRAKNMHQLILDLKQYPSQYSVFAFGEYIHYIDKKADFNSEELLDYLQNKKHSEIEIHISNPTIEDVFMDLTAIQQ; encoded by the coding sequence ATGAGTATAATTGTCCAAAATATTTCTAAATCCTACAACAACATCAAAGCGGTTGAGGATATTTCTTTTACCGTAGAAGAAGGTGAATTATTTGGACTAATAGGACCGGATGGCGCAGGGAAAAGCACTATTTTCAGGATACTGACTACGCTATTATTGGCGAACCAAGGAACCGTTTCTGTAGCGGGTTTTGATGTGGTTAAAGAGTATAAATCCATTCGGAATGCTGTGGGATATATGCCCGGTAAATTTTCGTTGTACCAAGATTTATCTGTAGAAGAAAACTTAACGTTTTTTGCCACTATTTTCGGGACTACGATTGAAGAAAATTACGATTTAATCAAAGAAATTTACATTCAGATTGAGCCTTTCAAAAAGAGAAGAGCTGGAGCACTTTCGGGAGGAATGAAACAAAAATTGGCTTTATGTTGCGCTTTAATACACAAACCAAAAGTGTTGTTTCTGGATGAACCCACCACAGGAGTTGATCCCGTTTCGCGAAAAGAATTTTGGGAAATGCTCAAGCGCTTACAGCAAAAAGGAATTACAATCTTAGTTTCTACACCTTACATGGACGAAGCTGCATTGTGTGACAGAATCGCTTTAATCCAAAAAGGAAAAATCCTGAAAATTGACAGTCCGAAAAATATCATCAGCAATTATGATAAAACTATTTATGATATTCGGGCCAAAAACATGCATCAACTTATTCTGGATTTGAAACAGTATCCAAGTCAATACAGCGTTTTTGCCTTTGGAGAATACATTCATTATATCGATAAAAAAGCAGATTTTAATAGCGAGGAACTACTGGATTATCTTCAAAATAAAAAGCACAGCGAAATAGAAATTCACATTTCAAATCCGACAATCGAAGACGTATTCATGGATTTGACAGCAATACAACAGTAA
- a CDS encoding acyl-[acyl-carrier-protein] thioesterase, with product MPISPNFTSILSKDWEINFTQCAPNGYLKYTELCNLLQLTAAAHSEIGGISFSDMQEFNQAWVLSRMRVEITELPKWRDTVTVKTWINSLENSRSVRALEMYVNGKKIVGSETFWAVFNTEKRRPEPLALPYEHFELYPDNKATAATFSKINITHEKEMVFERTVFLSDLDIVNHANNVKYLEWCLDLVDEKLILKQGIKSFEMNFLKELSLKDKVVIHENTADETTIFSITKEEKTSFALQLNWK from the coding sequence ATGCCAATTTCACCAAATTTCACCTCCATTTTAAGCAAAGATTGGGAAATAAACTTCACACAATGCGCTCCAAATGGCTACTTAAAATACACTGAATTATGTAATCTATTACAACTAACCGCAGCGGCCCACTCTGAAATTGGAGGAATCAGTTTTTCGGATATGCAGGAATTCAATCAGGCTTGGGTATTGAGCCGAATGCGCGTTGAAATCACCGAATTACCAAAATGGCGTGACACGGTTACCGTAAAAACATGGATTAATTCCTTAGAAAATTCACGTTCTGTCCGGGCTTTAGAAATGTATGTAAATGGTAAAAAGATTGTGGGTTCCGAAACCTTTTGGGCTGTTTTCAATACCGAAAAACGCAGACCAGAACCTTTGGCTTTGCCTTACGAGCATTTTGAATTGTATCCCGATAACAAAGCAACTGCAGCAACTTTTTCGAAAATTAATATTACTCACGAGAAAGAAATGGTTTTTGAAAGAACTGTTTTCTTATCGGATTTAGACATTGTCAATCATGCCAATAATGTAAAATACTTAGAATGGTGCTTGGATTTGGTAGACGAAAAATTAATTTTAAAACAAGGAATCAAAAGCTTTGAGATGAATTTCCTCAAAGAATTATCTTTAAAAGATAAAGTCGTAATTCATGAAAATACCGCAGACGAGACTACGATTTTCAGTATTACCAAAGAAGAGAAAACCAGTTTTGCGCTTCAACTGAATTGGAAATAA
- the miaA gene encoding tRNA (adenosine(37)-N6)-dimethylallyltransferase MiaA, whose translation MKYLITIIGPTAIGKTSLSIALAQQFKCDIISCDSRQFFKEMTIGTAVPSPEELASATHHFIQNKSIFEDYTVGDFEKEAITKLNELYQTNDYAILVGGSGLYVDAILKGFDEFPDIDSSVRLDVTANYEKSGISYLQNQLQTLDPAYFEKINAENPQTLQNPQRMMRFVEVCIGTGKPYSSFLNQKKNNRNFTPILIGLEAERSIIYNRINQRVDIMMNEGLLAEAEKLYPNKTLNALQTVGYRELFSYFDGDFSLPFAIEEIKKNTRRFSKRQLTWFKRTENTKWFDYLEDRNKIIKYITEKIHNS comes from the coding sequence ATGAAATACTTAATTACCATTATCGGACCAACAGCAATCGGGAAAACATCCCTGAGCATCGCTCTGGCACAACAGTTCAAATGCGACATTATTTCGTGTGACAGCCGTCAGTTTTTCAAAGAAATGACCATCGGTACCGCAGTTCCTTCTCCCGAAGAATTAGCTTCAGCGACCCATCATTTCATCCAAAACAAATCGATTTTCGAAGACTATACTGTAGGTGATTTCGAAAAAGAAGCCATTACAAAACTTAACGAACTGTATCAAACCAACGATTATGCAATTCTCGTAGGCGGTTCCGGCTTATATGTAGATGCCATTCTCAAAGGTTTTGACGAATTCCCGGATATTGATTCTTCTGTGCGATTAGATGTAACTGCAAATTACGAAAAATCAGGAATCAGCTATTTGCAAAACCAACTCCAGACATTAGATCCTGCCTATTTTGAAAAAATAAATGCCGAAAATCCACAAACTTTACAAAATCCGCAACGCATGATGCGCTTTGTAGAAGTATGCATCGGAACCGGAAAACCGTATTCTTCTTTTTTAAACCAAAAGAAAAACAACCGCAACTTCACTCCTATTCTCATCGGATTAGAAGCCGAAAGAAGTATTATCTATAACCGAATCAATCAACGTGTGGACATAATGATGAACGAAGGCCTTTTGGCGGAAGCCGAAAAACTATATCCAAACAAAACTTTGAATGCCTTACAAACCGTAGGTTATCGTGAATTATTCAGTTATTTTGACGGTGATTTCAGTTTGCCTTTTGCCATAGAAGAAATCAAAAAAAATACCCGAAGATTCTCTAAACGTCAACTCACTTGGTTCAAACGAACCGAAAACACCAAATGGTTTGATTATCTGGAGGACAGAAATAAAATTATAAAGTATATCACCGAAAAAATTCATAATTCATAA
- a CDS encoding ion transporter, translating into MEKIKSKFEIFREKTNTVIYGTNTASGRLFDLVLLGIILISVLIVMLETVAGFDTKYHAQLIVLEWIITIFFTLEYLLRIISIKKPIKYIFSFYGIIDLIATLPMYLSFFLVGASILTVVRALRLLRLFKILKHPKFSSQSIHLKEALIASRGKILIFIYFMIISSILIGSIMYVVEGKESGFTSIPTSIYWTIVTLTTVGYGDISPITPLGQFIASLVMIMGYGVIAVPTGIVTAEFSKNNTKNSAPDKLNPCASCGTEGHEYNAKFCYHCGAELKNN; encoded by the coding sequence ATGGAAAAAATAAAATCAAAATTTGAAATTTTCAGGGAAAAAACAAACACGGTAATATACGGAACAAATACCGCTTCAGGCAGACTGTTTGACCTCGTACTTTTAGGAATAATACTCATCAGCGTATTAATCGTTATGCTCGAAACAGTCGCTGGTTTTGATACAAAATACCACGCCCAACTTATTGTTTTAGAATGGATTATAACCATTTTTTTTACTCTCGAATACCTATTGAGAATCATCTCAATAAAAAAACCAATCAAATACATTTTCAGTTTCTATGGCATCATCGATTTAATCGCCACATTACCCATGTATTTGTCCTTTTTTCTTGTTGGAGCCAGCATATTAACCGTTGTTCGTGCCTTGCGTTTGCTGCGATTATTCAAAATTTTAAAACATCCCAAATTCTCCAGCCAATCCATCCATCTCAAAGAAGCTTTGATTGCCAGTAGAGGAAAAATCCTCATTTTCATCTATTTTATGATCATCAGCAGCATATTAATCGGCTCAATAATGTACGTTGTTGAAGGCAAAGAAAGTGGTTTTACCAGCATTCCCACCAGCATTTACTGGACTATCGTCACGCTCACAACAGTAGGTTACGGAGACATTTCGCCCATCACGCCTTTAGGGCAATTCATCGCATCGTTAGTGATGATTATGGGGTATGGCGTCATCGCCGTTCCTACCGGAATTGTCACGGCCGAATTCTCAAAAAATAACACTAAAAATTCAGCTCCCGATAAATTAAATCCTTGTGCTTCCTGCGGAACAGAAGGTCATGAATACAATGCCAAATTCTGCTATCATTGCGGTGCAGAATTAAAAAATAATTAA
- a CDS encoding HlyD family secretion protein, producing MKTTLTLFILISLISCSKNNEKADGYGNFEATEVTISAEANGKIDYLKLEEGDVLEPNMQVGLVDTTQLYFNKQQLIASKSTILSKSSNVLSQINVLKEQLKTTLTEQKRIQNMFAENAATKRQVDEVIGKVNVLQEQIKSVGTQNAPIANEAQSIDIQIEKIDDQIQKSKIINPIKGTVLAKYAEPNEVTAFGKPLYKIADISEMTLRVYVSETQLAQIKVGQTVTVKIDAEKEMKSYPGTISWIASTAEFTPKIIQTKEERANLVYAVKVKVKNNGSLKIGMPAEMWIAL from the coding sequence ATGAAAACTACACTTACATTATTTATCTTAATCAGTCTGATTTCTTGCTCTAAGAACAATGAAAAAGCGGATGGATATGGCAATTTTGAGGCTACAGAAGTAACCATTTCGGCGGAAGCCAACGGAAAAATTGATTATTTAAAACTCGAAGAAGGTGATGTTTTGGAGCCCAATATGCAAGTTGGATTAGTCGATACCACCCAATTGTATTTTAACAAACAACAATTAATCGCTTCAAAAAGTACCATTCTTTCTAAATCAAGCAATGTATTGTCTCAAATTAATGTCTTGAAAGAGCAACTCAAAACGACTTTGACAGAACAAAAAAGGATTCAAAATATGTTTGCCGAAAATGCTGCTACTAAACGTCAAGTGGATGAAGTCATTGGAAAAGTAAATGTTTTGCAAGAGCAAATAAAAAGCGTTGGAACGCAAAACGCACCGATTGCAAATGAAGCCCAATCAATTGATATACAGATTGAAAAAATCGATGATCAAATTCAGAAAAGCAAAATTATAAATCCGATAAAGGGAACCGTTTTAGCCAAATATGCTGAACCCAATGAAGTAACTGCTTTTGGAAAACCACTCTATAAAATTGCCGATATTTCCGAAATGACTTTGCGTGTTTATGTCAGCGAAACCCAATTGGCACAAATAAAAGTTGGACAAACGGTTACAGTAAAAATAGATGCCGAAAAGGAAATGAAATCGTATCCGGGAACTATTTCTTGGATTGCATCAACTGCTGAGTTTACGCCAAAAATCATTCAAACAAAAGAAGAGCGTGCCAATTTAGTGTATGCTGTGAAGGTGAAGGTAAAAAATAACGGGAGTTTAAAAATTGGAATGCCTGCTGAAATGTGGATAGCCCTTTAA
- a CDS encoding ABC transporter ATP-binding protein: MSQEKIITVKNLTKTFGSFTAVNSISFEVNKGEIFGFLGANGAGKTTAMKMLIGISKPTSGEALVAGFDIKMQSEMVKKSIGYMSQKFSMYDDLTIKENITFFGGIYGLSRIQIKQKTVELIRELGLEEVADKLVGALPLGWKQKLSFSVALLHEPKIVFLDEPTGGVDPITRRQFWEMIYAEANKGTTIFVTTHYMDEAEYCDRVSIMVEGKIEALDSPKNLKKQFDVASMNDVFLKLARNIE, from the coding sequence TTGAGCCAAGAAAAAATCATAACCGTAAAAAACCTCACCAAAACTTTTGGAAGTTTCACCGCGGTCAACAGTATTTCATTTGAAGTCAATAAAGGAGAGATTTTTGGATTTCTAGGCGCTAATGGAGCCGGAAAAACTACGGCAATGAAAATGCTTATCGGAATTTCAAAACCTACTTCAGGCGAAGCTTTAGTTGCGGGTTTTGATATCAAAATGCAGTCGGAAATGGTGAAGAAAAGCATTGGTTACATGAGTCAAAAATTTTCTATGTATGATGATTTGACCATTAAAGAAAACATTACTTTTTTTGGCGGAATTTATGGATTAAGCCGCATTCAAATTAAACAAAAAACAGTCGAACTGATTCGGGAATTAGGACTCGAAGAAGTCGCTGATAAATTAGTTGGTGCATTACCGTTGGGTTGGAAACAAAAATTATCTTTTTCTGTTGCTTTATTACACGAACCTAAAATTGTATTTCTGGACGAGCCAACAGGTGGCGTGGATCCCATAACCCGAAGACAATTTTGGGAAATGATTTATGCCGAAGCGAATAAAGGAACAACCATTTTTGTAACGACACATTACATGGATGAAGCCGAATATTGTGACCGCGTTTCTATCATGGTTGAAGGTAAAATTGAGGCTTTGGATTCGCCAAAAAACTTAAAAAAACAATTCGATGTGGCTTCAATGAACGATGTTTTTTTGAAATTAGCGAGAAACATCGAATAA